Proteins from one Pseudarthrobacter sp. BIM B-2242 genomic window:
- a CDS encoding DUF3117 domain-containing protein produces MAAMKPRTGDGPMEVTKEGRSLIMRVPLEGGGRLVVELNAAEAANLKECLVGVTE; encoded by the coding sequence ATGGCGGCTATGAAACCTCGCACCGGCGACGGCCCTATGGAAGTTACCAAGGAGGGCCGCAGCCTGATTATGCGCGTTCCGCTCGAAGGCGGCGGACGCCTTGTGGTGGAACTTAACGCGGCGGAGGCGGCCAATCTTAAGGAATGCCTCGTCGGCGTTACCGAGTAA
- a CDS encoding amino acid ABC transporter ATP-binding protein: MTTHVPGDALVSLNGVNKHYGQLHVLKDINLQVKKGEVVVVIGPSGSGKSTLCRAINRLETIEAGTISIDGKVLPEEGKELAQLRADVGMVFQSFNLFAHKTILENVTLGPIKVKGVAKAQADKEAMALLERVGVGHQAPKLPAQLSGGQQQRVAIARALAMKPKVMLFDEPTSALDPEMINEVLDVMIQLAKEGMTMVVVTHEMGFARKAADRVVFMADGQIVEDAKPEEFFTNPKSDRAKDFLSKLLTH, encoded by the coding sequence ATGACTACTCATGTGCCCGGCGACGCGCTCGTCTCCCTGAATGGTGTGAATAAGCATTATGGTCAGCTGCACGTTCTGAAGGACATTAATCTTCAGGTCAAGAAGGGCGAAGTGGTTGTTGTCATCGGCCCCTCAGGCTCGGGCAAGTCCACGCTGTGCCGTGCCATCAACCGCCTGGAAACCATCGAGGCCGGCACCATCAGCATTGATGGCAAGGTGCTGCCGGAGGAAGGCAAGGAGCTCGCGCAGCTCCGCGCCGACGTCGGCATGGTGTTCCAGTCTTTCAACCTCTTCGCGCACAAGACCATCCTTGAGAACGTGACGCTTGGACCCATCAAGGTCAAAGGCGTAGCCAAGGCGCAGGCAGACAAGGAAGCCATGGCCCTGCTGGAGCGGGTAGGCGTGGGTCATCAGGCCCCCAAGCTCCCGGCCCAGCTCTCCGGCGGACAGCAGCAGCGTGTGGCCATCGCCCGCGCCCTGGCCATGAAGCCAAAGGTCATGCTTTTCGATGAGCCCACGTCTGCCCTCGACCCCGAGATGATCAACGAGGTCCTTGATGTCATGATCCAGCTGGCTAAGGAAGGCATGACCATGGTGGTGGTCACGCACGAGATGGGCTTCGCCCGGAAAGCCGCCGACCGGGTGGTCTTTATGGCCGACGGCCAAATCGTCGAAGACGCCAAGCCCGAGGAATTTTTTACCAACCCCAAGAGTGACCGTGCCAAGGACTTCCTCTCCAAGCTGCTCACGCACTGA
- a CDS encoding TIGR00730 family Rossman fold protein gives MSINAEPAKTSQPRRKGPLELRRKQAAVEMSDQHLLDTKGAGQFVHSDPWRVLRIQSEFVEGFGALADLGPAVSVFGSARTKPGSQYYEMGMAVGRHLAAAGVAVITGGGPGSMEAANRGTVEGNGVSVGLGIELPFEQGLNQWVDLGINFRYFFARKTMFVKYAQGFIVLPGGLGTLDELFEAMVLVQTRKVTSFPIVLLGVDFWGPMIEWIRGTLVAEGMVSEKDLDLIQVVDDPAEAVERVLGTAPVPSTNGEQRPE, from the coding sequence ATGAGCATCAACGCAGAACCGGCCAAAACTTCCCAGCCGCGCCGTAAGGGGCCCCTCGAACTTCGCCGTAAGCAGGCAGCCGTCGAGATGTCCGATCAGCATCTGCTTGATACCAAGGGAGCCGGGCAGTTCGTCCATTCGGATCCCTGGCGTGTCCTCCGGATCCAGAGCGAGTTTGTGGAAGGGTTCGGTGCCCTCGCCGATCTGGGACCGGCCGTTAGCGTATTCGGGTCAGCGCGGACAAAACCGGGCAGCCAGTACTACGAAATGGGCATGGCCGTGGGCCGCCATCTGGCGGCAGCCGGCGTGGCCGTCATTACCGGCGGCGGTCCCGGTTCCATGGAGGCTGCCAACCGCGGCACTGTTGAAGGGAACGGCGTCTCCGTTGGCCTGGGCATCGAACTGCCCTTTGAGCAGGGCCTGAACCAGTGGGTGGACCTCGGCATCAACTTCCGCTACTTTTTCGCCCGGAAGACCATGTTCGTCAAATATGCCCAAGGCTTCATCGTCCTCCCCGGCGGCCTCGGGACGCTCGACGAACTGTTCGAAGCAATGGTCCTGGTCCAGACGCGGAAGGTAACCTCGTTCCCCATCGTGCTCCTCGGCGTCGACTTCTGGGGTCCGATGATCGAATGGATCCGGGGCACCCTGGTGGCCGAGGGCATGGTTTCGGAAAAGGACCTGGACCTTATCCAGGTGGTGGACGATCCCGCCGAAGCGGTGGAGCGTGTGCTGGGAACAGCCCCGGTCCCCTCCACCAACGGGGAGCAGCGGCCCGAATAG
- a CDS encoding O-methyltransferase, whose product MSADKSTSWSYAEDLPAEDEVMLRARERSFELGVTPIGAGVGAVLTVLAAGSKAQTAVEIGTGAGVSGVCILRGLGPQAVLTTIDVDVEHLKAAREAFSEAGSPANRTRTISGRAGDVLPRLTDAAYDLVFIDADKPGLPGYVEQAVRLLKTGGLLIINDALDKDRVANPAARDANTVVLRQVGRAIRDDERLASAMLPTGDGLLLAVKK is encoded by the coding sequence ATGAGCGCCGACAAGTCCACGAGCTGGTCCTACGCAGAAGATCTGCCCGCCGAGGATGAGGTCATGCTGCGGGCCAGGGAGCGCTCCTTCGAGTTGGGCGTGACGCCGATCGGCGCAGGCGTGGGAGCCGTCCTGACGGTCCTGGCTGCAGGCTCCAAGGCCCAGACGGCCGTCGAAATCGGAACCGGCGCGGGCGTTTCGGGTGTGTGCATCCTGCGGGGATTAGGCCCGCAGGCGGTGCTGACCACCATCGACGTTGACGTGGAGCACCTGAAAGCCGCGCGCGAGGCATTTTCGGAGGCCGGCAGCCCGGCCAACCGCACGCGGACCATCTCGGGCCGTGCCGGCGACGTCCTGCCGCGCCTGACCGACGCCGCCTATGATCTGGTGTTTATCGACGCCGACAAGCCCGGCTTGCCCGGCTACGTGGAGCAGGCTGTCCGGCTCCTGAAGACCGGCGGGCTGCTGATCATCAACGACGCCCTGGACAAGGACCGGGTTGCCAACCCTGCTGCCAGGGACGCCAACACGGTGGTCCTGCGCCAGGTCGGCAGGGCGATTCGCGACGACGAACGGCTGGCTTCCGCGATGCTGCCCACCGGCGACGGCCTGCTGCTGGCGGTCAAGAAATAG
- a CDS encoding DivIVA domain-containing protein: protein MGAVSFFLVFLAVLLIGATLWAGVGGRRGILRGVRRSSEPDPGADPAGHQPPGTGLLYGGFTQPPANLPPVLLPANPAPADIDHVRFSLGLRGYRMDQVDQVLDELRDQLAAKDAELAQLRARLDGAERAARPEAGA, encoded by the coding sequence ATGGGTGCTGTGAGTTTTTTCCTGGTCTTCCTCGCCGTGTTGCTGATCGGTGCCACCCTCTGGGCAGGCGTCGGCGGACGTCGGGGCATCCTGCGCGGCGTCCGCCGCAGCTCCGAACCTGATCCGGGCGCGGACCCGGCCGGCCATCAGCCGCCCGGGACGGGGCTGCTGTACGGCGGTTTCACCCAGCCCCCGGCCAACCTGCCGCCTGTGCTGCTGCCCGCCAACCCCGCCCCGGCGGACATAGACCATGTCAGGTTCTCCCTCGGTCTCCGTGGTTATCGCATGGATCAGGTGGACCAGGTCCTCGACGAACTTCGCGACCAGCTCGCCGCCAAGGATGCGGAACTGGCGCAGCTCCGGGCGCGTCTGGACGGGGCTGAGCGGGCAGCCCGGCCGGAGGCAGGCGCTTGA
- a CDS encoding amino acid ABC transporter permease: MEVILENLPLYWEGLLRTLFLSVVSGIIALIVGTLLAAARVSPVAALRGFSMVYVEVLRNTPLTIAFFFAAIVLPRLGVTFEQFEVAAIIALSAYTAAFIAEAVRSGVNSVPIGQAEAARSIGMKFGQVLSLIILPQALRTVIPPLINILIALVKNSSVAGAFFVLELFGYGRQMANANGDQVMAVLLGVAFFYLLLTVPLGILASTVERKVAIAR, from the coding sequence ATGGAAGTCATTCTCGAAAACCTCCCGCTGTATTGGGAAGGCCTTCTCCGCACTCTTTTCCTGTCTGTCGTCTCCGGGATTATCGCCCTGATCGTCGGAACCCTTCTGGCCGCCGCCCGCGTCTCCCCCGTCGCGGCCCTGCGCGGGTTCAGCATGGTTTACGTGGAAGTCCTGCGGAACACGCCCCTGACCATCGCCTTCTTCTTCGCGGCTATCGTCCTGCCTCGGCTCGGCGTGACCTTCGAACAGTTCGAGGTCGCCGCCATCATCGCCCTCAGCGCGTATACCGCGGCCTTCATCGCAGAAGCTGTCCGCTCCGGTGTCAACAGCGTGCCGATCGGCCAGGCGGAAGCAGCGCGAAGCATTGGCATGAAGTTCGGCCAGGTGCTTTCACTCATTATCCTGCCGCAGGCCCTGCGGACGGTGATCCCGCCGCTGATCAACATCCTCATTGCCCTGGTAAAGAACTCCTCCGTCGCGGGCGCGTTCTTCGTCCTTGAGCTGTTCGGCTACGGCCGCCAGATGGCCAATGCCAACGGCGACCAGGTCATGGCCGTACTGCTGGGCGTGGCGTTCTTCTATCTGCTCCTCACCGTTCCGCTGGGCATCCTGGCCAGCACGGTGGAACGAAAGGTGGCGATTGCCCGATGA
- a CDS encoding L-idonate 5-dehydrogenase, which translates to MQAVVVHGKDDLRVEEIREPVCGPGEVLVAMEWGGICGSDIAYWRHGASGTAVLRDPLVLGHEVAGRIAAIGTEAASELARQGIGIGAPVTVHPATLVGHHQVPAETAHRSNLWPEVRYLGSAAFAPHEQGGFSRYRAVRPGQLRVVPDGVSLKQAALAEPFGVALHALARAGDVTGRTVLVNGCGPIGALAVAAAKAGGAAHVVASDLSAAALGIARRMGADATVNPADGGVLPADVDVAIEASGAPRALGGVIAAVRRGGVLVQVGNLPAGEVNAALGNIVTREIDYRGSYRFVDEISAALELMAGGVDVSPLMTHEVSLKDALAGFEIAADRTSGSSKVMIRLG; encoded by the coding sequence ATGCAGGCAGTTGTAGTGCACGGCAAGGACGACCTGAGGGTCGAAGAAATCAGGGAGCCCGTCTGCGGGCCCGGCGAGGTTCTCGTCGCGATGGAGTGGGGCGGTATCTGCGGCTCCGATATCGCGTATTGGAGGCACGGCGCCTCAGGCACTGCGGTTCTGCGCGACCCGCTAGTGCTGGGCCATGAGGTAGCCGGCAGGATCGCCGCCATCGGAACAGAAGCGGCGTCGGAACTGGCCCGCCAGGGGATCGGGATCGGCGCACCGGTAACGGTGCATCCGGCAACTTTGGTGGGCCACCACCAGGTGCCGGCCGAAACCGCCCACCGAAGCAACCTCTGGCCCGAGGTCCGCTACCTTGGCTCCGCCGCGTTCGCGCCGCACGAGCAGGGCGGATTCAGTCGCTACCGCGCCGTTCGCCCCGGGCAACTGCGCGTAGTTCCGGACGGCGTCAGCCTCAAGCAGGCAGCCCTCGCCGAGCCGTTTGGTGTAGCACTGCACGCCCTGGCGCGTGCCGGTGACGTGACCGGCAGGACAGTGTTGGTCAACGGGTGCGGACCTATCGGTGCCCTGGCCGTTGCGGCGGCCAAAGCTGGTGGTGCTGCCCACGTGGTGGCCTCGGACCTGTCCGCCGCTGCGCTGGGGATCGCCCGCCGGATGGGTGCCGACGCCACAGTGAACCCGGCCGATGGCGGTGTCCTCCCGGCCGACGTCGACGTCGCCATCGAGGCCTCCGGAGCGCCACGCGCGCTGGGCGGCGTCATCGCTGCCGTCCGGCGCGGCGGCGTTCTGGTCCAGGTGGGTAACCTCCCTGCGGGCGAGGTCAACGCTGCCCTGGGCAATATCGTGACGCGGGAGATTGACTACCGGGGATCGTACCGGTTTGTCGACGAAATCTCCGCTGCCCTGGAGCTCATGGCCGGTGGTGTGGATGTCTCCCCACTGATGACACATGAGGTATCGCTCAAGGACGCGCTGGCTGGCTTTGAGATCGCTGCGGACCGGACTTCCGGATCCTCGAAGGTCATGATCCGCCTCGGCTGA
- a CDS encoding amino acid ABC transporter permease, protein MTSVLYDVPGPKARRVSLIGSIIGTVVILGLLVFIIMTLAQQGIFEGRRWAIFTRGDVWMLLGNGIGATLSAAAIAAVIAFPLGLMLCLLRISLVAWIRIPTRVVLEFLRGMPVVLMMLFVLLVFGTSSFVAVIAGLVLYNAAIFAEIIRAGIQSLPKGQREAGLTIGLTSFQSRMLIELPQAVRRMMPSLVAQLVVLLKDTSLGYIVAYGELLRAVQVMADFLGNAFLFPIFFVAAAIYIAINICVSRIAVWIERRGSTKAAGGVAKAPTAVVAPELPEVREPK, encoded by the coding sequence ATGACTTCAGTCCTCTACGACGTCCCGGGTCCCAAGGCCCGCCGGGTTTCGCTGATCGGTTCCATCATTGGCACGGTAGTGATCCTCGGCCTGTTGGTATTTATCATCATGACCCTCGCCCAGCAGGGCATCTTCGAAGGCCGCCGCTGGGCCATCTTCACCCGGGGCGATGTCTGGATGCTGCTCGGAAACGGCATCGGGGCGACCCTCAGCGCCGCCGCCATCGCTGCAGTGATTGCCTTTCCGCTCGGCCTGATGCTCTGCCTCCTGCGCATCTCCCTTGTGGCCTGGATCCGGATCCCCACCCGGGTGGTCCTCGAGTTCCTGCGCGGCATGCCCGTTGTCCTGATGATGCTCTTTGTCCTGCTGGTGTTCGGCACCAGCTCGTTCGTCGCGGTGATCGCCGGGCTGGTCCTGTACAACGCCGCCATCTTCGCGGAAATCATCCGCGCGGGCATCCAGTCGCTGCCGAAGGGACAACGTGAAGCCGGCCTGACCATCGGCCTGACCAGCTTCCAGTCCCGGATGCTGATCGAACTGCCGCAGGCTGTGCGCCGGATGATGCCGTCACTGGTTGCCCAGCTGGTGGTTCTCCTGAAGGACACCTCGCTGGGTTACATCGTGGCCTACGGTGAGCTGCTTCGCGCAGTCCAGGTGATGGCGGACTTCCTGGGGAACGCGTTCCTGTTCCCCATCTTCTTCGTCGCCGCCGCGATCTACATTGCGATCAACATCTGTGTTTCACGGATCGCGGTCTGGATCGAACGCCGCGGCTCCACGAAGGCTGCCGGCGGCGTGGCCAAGGCTCCAACCGCCGTCGTTGCACCGGAGCTGCCGGAAGTCCGGGAACCCAAGTAG
- a CDS encoding glutamate ABC transporter substrate-binding protein: MKAFMTRRKSFFVAATAALALSLSACGGGTPGATDNPTVADKPTFAAGTTMEKLAAAGTIKIGTKYDQPLFGQVGLDGKPVGFDVEMGKLIAAKLGIAADKIEWSETVSANREPFIEQGKVDLVIATYTINDKRKQVVSFAGPYYEAGQALMVNKDNTSITKPEDVAGKKVCSVTGSTPAATIVDKYGAELVPAATYSACLEPLRNKQVEAITTDNVILAGFVDKEPEAFKLASDETFTKEPYGIGLKKDDTEFRNWINDQLEEFAKDGSYKKAWEATAGSVIKTAPELPAINRY; this comes from the coding sequence ATGAAGGCATTTATGACCCGCCGGAAGTCGTTCTTCGTGGCGGCTACCGCCGCCCTTGCACTGTCCCTGAGCGCCTGTGGCGGCGGCACGCCGGGCGCCACCGACAACCCCACCGTGGCCGACAAACCAACGTTCGCCGCAGGCACCACCATGGAGAAGCTGGCCGCTGCCGGCACCATCAAAATTGGCACCAAGTACGATCAGCCGCTCTTCGGCCAGGTTGGCCTGGACGGCAAGCCGGTCGGCTTCGACGTCGAGATGGGCAAGCTCATCGCCGCCAAGCTTGGTATTGCAGCGGACAAGATCGAGTGGTCCGAAACGGTCTCCGCCAACCGCGAGCCCTTCATCGAGCAGGGCAAGGTTGACCTGGTGATCGCCACGTACACCATCAACGACAAGCGCAAGCAGGTTGTCAGCTTCGCCGGGCCGTACTACGAAGCCGGGCAGGCGCTGATGGTGAACAAGGACAACACCTCCATCACCAAGCCTGAAGACGTTGCGGGCAAGAAGGTCTGCTCCGTGACCGGCTCCACCCCGGCAGCCACCATCGTGGACAAGTACGGTGCGGAGCTTGTTCCGGCCGCCACCTACTCCGCGTGCCTTGAGCCGCTGCGCAACAAGCAGGTTGAAGCCATCACCACCGACAACGTGATCCTGGCCGGCTTTGTGGACAAGGAGCCGGAGGCCTTCAAGCTGGCCTCGGATGAAACCTTCACCAAGGAGCCCTACGGCATCGGCCTGAAGAAGGATGACACGGAATTCCGTAACTGGATCAACGACCAGCTCGAGGAATTCGCGAAGGACGGGTCCTACAAGAAGGCCTGGGAAGCCACTGCAGGTTCGGTCATCAAGACCGCCCCTGAGCTTCCCGCCATCAACCGCTACTAA
- the sigE gene encoding RNA polymerase sigma factor SigE, which produces MSADAAPVPATDLSAAVWVRPTWEEVVANHSAKVYRLAYRLTGNKFDAEDLTQEVFVRVFRSLENFKPGTLDGWLHRITTNLFLDQARRKSRIRFDALAEDAESRIPGREPGPEQSFELNNLDLDVQAALEELPPDFRAAVVLCDLEGLSYDEVAAALGVKLGTVRSRIHRGRTMLREKLAHRDPRPQQGRKPKLSLPRIASIL; this is translated from the coding sequence ATGTCAGCAGATGCGGCACCTGTCCCTGCAACCGACCTTTCTGCCGCTGTATGGGTCAGGCCGACCTGGGAGGAAGTGGTGGCCAACCACTCCGCCAAGGTATACCGGCTTGCCTACCGCCTGACCGGGAACAAGTTCGACGCCGAGGATCTCACGCAGGAGGTCTTCGTGCGCGTCTTCCGTTCGCTGGAAAACTTCAAGCCGGGAACACTCGACGGCTGGCTGCACCGCATCACCACCAACCTGTTCCTCGATCAGGCGCGCCGGAAGAGCCGCATCAGGTTCGACGCTCTGGCGGAAGACGCAGAATCCCGGATCCCGGGACGGGAACCAGGGCCGGAGCAGAGCTTCGAGCTCAACAACCTCGACCTTGACGTCCAGGCAGCCCTGGAGGAATTGCCGCCGGACTTCCGCGCCGCCGTCGTGCTGTGTGACCTGGAGGGCCTTTCCTATGACGAGGTCGCCGCCGCCCTTGGGGTAAAACTCGGGACGGTGCGGTCGCGGATCCACCGCGGGCGGACCATGCTGCGTGAAAAGCTGGCCCATCGTGATCCCCGGCCGCAGCAGGGCCGGAAGCCCAAGCTGTCACTGCCGCGCATCGCCAGCATTCTCTGA
- a CDS encoding Sec-independent protein translocase TatB, with the protein MFGINGPEFFLLLIIGILVIGPQRLPEYTQKLANLVKEVRRMASGAREQIKEEVGIDIDDVDWKKYDPRQYDPRRIIKEALLDDDTKPVSSGAPAAVAAVSGAAAAAAAPAVTSRPARVVQTLPPGTAAPFDTEAT; encoded by the coding sequence GTGTTTGGAATCAACGGCCCTGAGTTCTTCCTGCTCCTGATCATCGGCATCCTGGTGATCGGTCCCCAACGGCTGCCCGAATACACCCAGAAACTTGCGAACCTGGTTAAGGAAGTCCGCCGGATGGCATCCGGCGCGCGGGAGCAGATCAAGGAAGAAGTCGGCATTGACATCGACGATGTCGACTGGAAGAAGTACGATCCCCGCCAGTATGATCCGCGGCGCATCATCAAGGAAGCGCTGCTGGACGATGACACCAAACCTGTCAGCAGCGGGGCCCCTGCGGCTGTAGCTGCCGTTTCCGGCGCTGCCGCGGCTGCAGCCGCACCGGCAGTGACCTCCCGGCCCGCGCGCGTGGTACAGACGCTGCCGCCGGGCACTGCCGCCCCGTTCGACACCGAAGCCACGTAA
- a CDS encoding anti-sigma factor, with product MTLQNPFGRRHHRGAGHLQSCGECAAAVQRERQYIRRLREASVPPASDDLTARLLARTELLAATPSPSPGQPSAVRVLALTAGGTAAAAGLLAVGAFALAGDSLPLAGPALNGNLLQQAAQVPADGRELTAPQLSALRSEGWVCPELESLGFHVRSANAITVNGMPAVELHLSDGQHYATVVEQHPVDPAGNVGSLVVSKQAPWTATYETAAGRFTLESDLPAEVADDALPVLQRLSAVAVEGIDAGTSPDAVPDTVQDDSPAARLERGIRKIGELLTR from the coding sequence ATGACGCTCCAGAACCCCTTCGGCCGCCGCCATCACCGCGGTGCCGGGCATCTACAGAGCTGCGGAGAGTGCGCGGCCGCCGTCCAGCGTGAACGCCAGTACATCCGGCGGCTCCGCGAAGCTTCCGTTCCGCCAGCCAGCGATGACCTCACAGCCCGCCTGCTGGCCAGGACAGAACTCCTCGCGGCCACGCCGTCGCCGTCGCCCGGCCAGCCCTCAGCAGTGCGCGTCCTGGCACTGACGGCCGGCGGGACAGCCGCCGCCGCGGGTCTCCTTGCCGTGGGCGCCTTCGCGCTGGCGGGGGACAGCCTTCCGTTGGCGGGACCTGCCTTGAACGGGAACCTGTTGCAGCAGGCCGCCCAGGTGCCCGCTGACGGGAGGGAGCTCACCGCCCCGCAATTGTCCGCACTTCGCTCCGAGGGGTGGGTCTGCCCGGAGCTTGAGAGCCTCGGCTTCCACGTACGGAGCGCGAATGCCATTACCGTCAACGGCATGCCTGCGGTTGAACTGCACCTTTCAGACGGACAGCACTACGCCACAGTCGTGGAACAGCATCCCGTGGACCCTGCTGGAAACGTCGGGAGCCTGGTGGTCAGCAAGCAGGCTCCCTGGACGGCCACGTATGAAACGGCGGCAGGAAGGTTCACGCTCGAGTCCGATCTTCCTGCCGAGGTGGCCGACGACGCCCTTCCGGTGCTCCAGCGGCTCAGTGCTGTTGCCGTCGAAGGGATCGATGCCGGCACGTCCCCGGACGCCGTGCCGGATACGGTGCAAGATGATTCGCCGGCCGCCCGGCTGGAGCGCGGAATCCGTAAAATCGGGGAGTTGCTGACGCGGTGA